DNA from Arthrobacter sp. SLBN-112:
AGGTTGCGGCTGCTGGCCGCCAGTTCGCCGGCAGCTGCAGCCTCGTCAATGAACGGGCCCTGCTGTCCAAGTGCCTGTCCAGGTGCCTGGCCCTGCTGACCCGCCTGTCCGGTGAGGAACCGCAGGAGGTGCGCTGCGGCGTCGGGCGTCCCTTCCATCAGGTGGTCGGTGACCACCAGGGCGCCGGCATTGATGAAGGGGTTGCGGGGGATGCCGTGTTCGGCTTCGAGCTGGACCAGGGAGTTGAAGGCGGTTCCGGACGGTTCGCGCAGCACCCGTGACCACAGGCGGGCCGATCCGCCGCCCTGCAGCGCCATGGCAAGGGTGAACACCTTGGAGATGCTCTGGATGGAAAACGGGACGTCAGCATCGCCTGAGCAAAAGACGTCACCGGAGGTGGTGGCGACGGCGATTCCAAACCGGTTGAAGGGGACCTTGGCCAGGAAGGGGATGTTGCGGGGCACTGCACCCGTTTCCTTCCGCGGCCGGTGATGCCGGACGATGTCCTCGAGGAGGACGTCCAGGGGTGGTGCACCGAGCGTTGTGGTCATTTCCTGCCTGAAGTGTCGTAGGAGGTGGAAGCCCACTCCTGGAGGTGGAGCAGTGCCACCAGGGAGTCCCTGGGACTGCTGAAGTTGAGGCCGGTCACGCGGGTGGCTTTGGCCACCCGGTAGTACACGGTGTTCTTGTGCAGGTTCATCCGCCTGGCGCACTCGGCGACGTCGAAGGACGCGTCGAAATACGCGCGGAGGGTTTCGGCGAGTTCGGCGTCGTCCTGGAGGAGTGTTGCCAGGCTGCGATGGCGGAAGGGTGAAGTGTGGAAGTTCCGTACCGCCTCGCGGTAGAGGATCTCGGCTTCGAAATCGCCTACCGAGGCAACCGTGCCCGGTTCCGCAGTGCGCACGCAGGCCAACAGCGCCTCCG
Protein-coding regions in this window:
- a CDS encoding glutaminase, which produces MTTTLGAPPLDVLLEDIVRHHRPRKETGAVPRNIPFLAKVPFNRFGIAVATTSGDVFCSGDADVPFSIQSISKVFTLAMALQGGGSARLWSRVLREPSGTAFNSLVQLEAEHGIPRNPFINAGALVVTDHLMEGTPDAAAHLLRFLTGQAGQQGQAPGQALGQQGPFIDEAAAAGELAASSRNLALAHFLKDFGNLTQPAESVVENYVRQCSIMMTCAELAKAGLFLANDGQGASGRVLSRSEAKRVGSIMLTCGMYDAAGEFAYRVGLPGKSGVGGGILVIVPGQCAICVWSPRLDAKGNSLAGTAALADLSDRTGWSVF